A section of the Glandiceps talaboti chromosome 8, keGlaTala1.1, whole genome shotgun sequence genome encodes:
- the LOC144438972 gene encoding uncharacterized protein LOC144438972, translating to MVYIAYVMVILFVKSVTCQQDCNGYQIEDIDGNTLCMNCTQCPPGQGVEKECTNNSDTVCRPCVQGETYSSMYSAVRDCEPCTHCSPHQELINTCIVTQNARCGNCYIGYFKNELTDMCEECSYCFESISYYQKDCDVKGVPARFHCMAIRNTPYPPPPRYTTVHTHTSVTLQSTSPSPRYITPDEDISTPGYNITTARSPQSSGMSTFINPTLVPIYPANTNTLALILIGIFAALLVIVLFFVFRADCCKKKILVILRKKSDQQILSATDPVEVEHTDDSTICVLNDEATPNQTDTLNVQSEGPQRQNSGESGYSSERNDVTEDNDDPAETDAENSHMSQSELVDDDGSLPLLRNPSDQAGNVGNHEQQLGNESLYFESTKDKVNAYFSNRQADVPSISGYASNDSAPIPSIYVHTVEIDKENDERSDKEPLVRNQEAEDNQPRNKKKINKIC from the exons ATGGTCTATATCGCCTATGTTATG GTCATTCTTTTTGTCAAATCTGTGACATGCCAACAAGATTGTAATGGCTATCAAATAGAAGATATCGATGGAAACACTCTTTGTATGAACTGTACACAGTGTCCACCAGGACAAGGTGTAGAAAAAGAATGTACAAATAATTCAGATACAG TTTGTAGACCATGTGTCCAAGGTGAGACATATTCATCAATGTACAGTGCTGTGAGAGATTGTGAACCTTGCACTCACTGTTCTCCTCATCAAGAGCTCATTAACACTTGTATAGTCACCCAGAATGCAAGATGTGGAAACTGTTACATCG GTTACTTCAAGAATGAGTTGACAGATATGTGTGAGGAGTGCAGTTACTGCTTTGAGAGTATATCTTACTACCAGAAAGACTGTGACGTAAAAGGAGTGCCTGCCAGGTTCCATTGTATGGCTATCAGAAATACACCATACCCCCCTCCACCAAGATATACAACAGTTCATACACACACAAGTGTTACTTTACAGTCAACTTCCCCTTCGCCTAGATATATAACCCCTGATGAAG ATATCTCGACACCTGGTTACAATATAACAACTGCAAGATCACCACAGTCTAGTGGAATGTCAACATTCATCAATCCAACACTTGTTCCAATATATCCAGCTAACACAAACACTTTAGCTCTCATCCTTATTGGTATTTTTGCTGCCCTTTTagttattgtattattttttgtattccGAGCGGATTGTTGTAAGAAGAAAATACTCGTTATTCTCAGAAAAAAGTCAGATCAACAAATATTGAGTGCAACAGATCCAGTGGAAGTAGAACATACGGATGACAGCACAATTTGCGTACTAAATGATGAAGCCACACCAAACCAAACAGACACCCTCAATGTACAAAGCGAGGGCCCGCAGAGACAAAACAGTGGTGAGTCAGGCTACAGCAGTGAGAGAAATGATGTTACTGAAGATAATGACGACCCTGCAGAAACAGATGCAGAAAATAGCCACATGAGTCAGAGTGAACTGGTAGATGACGATGGGTCCCTACCTCTGCTGAGAAATCCATCAGACCAGGCTGGCAACGTCGGTAACCATGAACAACAACTCGGAAATGAATCTTTATATTTCGAGTCTACCAAAGATAAAGTTAATGCATACTTCAGTAACAGACAAGCAGATGTTCCCAGTATCAGTGGTTATGCTAGTAACGATAGCGCACCAATACCAAGTATTTATGTCCACACAGTGGAAATTGACAAAGAAAACGATGAAAGATCTGATAAAGAACCACTTGTTAGAAATCAAGAAGCTGAAGATAACCAGCCtagaaataagaaaaaaattaataaaatctgTTAA